A portion of the Lolium rigidum isolate FL_2022 chromosome 1, APGP_CSIRO_Lrig_0.1, whole genome shotgun sequence genome contains these proteins:
- the LOC124698327 gene encoding G-type lectin S-receptor-like serine/threonine-protein kinase At2g19130, with amino-acid sequence MSLLHIVFTLLLYMRIPAGSAATDTILAGQALSVHDKLVSKNGRYALGFFKPNSSKSSQDTTNWYLGIWFNTVPKFTSAWVANRDKPVNNTTSLELTISQDGNLVIFNRSTKSIIWSTQANITTNSTTAVLLSNGNLILTNSSNSSEVLWQSFDHPTDTFFPGAKLGWDKVTGLNRHFISWKNSIDPAAGGYRYELDPGIGVNQLLLVALNSSTPYWSSGTWNGKYFSPIPEMTGRHAISAKFVDNEHEKYFTYNLLEEYMDPNMLTRHVIDISGQIKTFTWVKGSQDWVLMNAQPKAQCDVYAVCGPFTICTDNDFPHCICMVGFTITSPKNWELEDRADGCSRNTQLDNCIRNASTKHMTDKFYCEPCVRLPQNAREVEPTKSSGECAQICLNNCSCTAYSFGDSGCSMWHNELLNIRQLECSDSTNSNGETLCLRLSAKDVQSLKYNRRGIAIGVVTGTSICALGIFALILLLMIWTNKKNNSGLILNGSTGCNGIIAFRYKDLQRATKKFTDKLGAGSFGSVFKGFISDSNAIAVKRLDGVYQGEKQFRAEVSSIGAIQHINLVKLVGFCCEDAKRLLVYEYMSNRSLDVHLFRSNSTVLNWAARYQIALGVARGLAYLHDSCRDYIIHCDIKPENILLDASFLPKIADFGMAKLLGRDFSRVLTTMRGTVGYLAPEWLTGVAITPKVDVYSYGMVVLEIISGRRNTCGPFSSNGGNIDVYFPVHAAHKLLEGDVGSLVDHMLHGDVNLDEAELACKVACWCIQDHELDRPTMAEVVQILEGIVEVRMAPIPRLLQAMAGSSRSTCS; translated from the coding sequence TGGTACCTCGGCATATGGTTCAATACAGTTCCCAAATTTACTTCAGCATGGGTTGCAAATAGGGATAAACCGGTCAATAACACCACCTCACTAGAGCTCACAATCTCCCAGGATGGGAACCTTGTCATCTTTAACCGGTCCACCAAGTCCATAATCTGGTCTACACAAGCAAACATCACAACAAATAGTACCACCGCTGTGTTGTTGAGTAATGGAAATCTTATCCTCACAAACTCTTCAAATTCATCAGAGGTTCTATGGCAGAGCTTTGATCACCCCACAGATACATTTTTCCCCGGGGCGAAGCTTGGATGGGACAAGGTCACCGGCCTGAATCGCCATTTTATTTCTTGGAAAAACTCGATTGACCCAGCTGCCGGTGGTTACCGCTATGAGTTAGACCCCGGTATTGGTGTCAACCAGTTATTGCTTGTGGCATTGAACTCATCCACGCCATATTGGTCCAGCGGTACATGGAATggaaaatacttttccccaattcCAGAGATGACAGGCCGCCATGCTATTAGTGCAAAGTTTGTTGACAATGAGCACGAGAAGTACTTCACATACAATTTACTAGAGGAATATATGGACCCAAATATGCTTACTCGTCATGTAATTGACATCTCAGGTCAAATAAAGACATTCACTTGGGTGAAGGGCTCACAGGACTGGGTACTGATGAATGCCCAACCAAAAGCTCAATGTGATGTCTATGCAGTTTGTGGACCTTTCACAATTTGCACTGACAATGATTTTCCACATTGCATTTGTATGGTGGGCTTCACCATAACATCCCCCAAGAACTGGGAGCTAGAAGACCGAGCAGATGGGTGCTCGAGAAATACTCAACTAGACAACTGCATTAGGAACGCAAGCACAAAGCATATGACAGACAAGTTCTACTGTGAGCCATGTGTTAGGCTGCCCCAGAATGCCCGAGAAGTCGAACCTACTAAAAGCTCGGGTGAGTGCGCACAAATTTGCCTGAATAATTGCTCTTGCACTGCGTACTCCTTTGGTGACAGTGGATGTTCCATGTGGCATAATGAATTGCTCAACATAAGACAActagaatgcagtgactcaaccaATTCAAATGGAGAAACTCTTTGCCTTCGTCTTTCTGCTAAAGATGTACAAAGTTTGAAATACAACAGAAGGGGGATTGCTATTGGAGTTGTAACGGGTACATCCATTTGTGCTCTAGGCATATTTGCACTCATACTGTTACTAATGATTTGGACAAACAAAAAGAACAACTCTGGTCTCATACTGAATGGTTCTACAGGTTGTAATGGAATCATTGCATTTAGATACAAAGATCTACAGCGAGCAACAAAAAAATTCACAGATAAGTTGGGGGCAGGTAGTTTTGGTTCTGTATTCAAGGGGTTTATTAGTGACTCAAATGCCATAGCAGTTAAGAGGCTTGATGGTGTTTATCAAGGAGAGAAGCAATTCAGAGCTGAAGTGAGCTCAATTGGAGCTATCCAGCACATCAATTTAGTTAAGCTTGTTGGTTTCTGTTGCGAGGATGCTAAGAGGCTGCTTGTTTATGAATACATGTCAAATCGCTCTCTTGATGTCCATCTATTTCGAAGCAATTCTACAGTGTTAAATTGGGCTGCTAGGTATCAGATAGCCCTGGGAGTTGCAAGAGGGTTAGCCTACTTGCATGACAGCTGTCGAGACTACATCATACACTGTGATATCAAACCAGAAAACATACTTCTTGATGCTTCATTCCTTCCAAAAATTGCAGACTTTGGGATGGCAAAGCTTTTAGGAAGGGATTTTAGCCGAGTATTGACAACGATGAGAGGGACTGTAGGGTACCTTGCACCTGAATGGCTTACTGGTGTTGCTATTACACCAAAAGTTGATGTTTATAGCTACGGGATGGTGGTGCTGGAAATTATTTCTGGAAGGAGAAACACATGTGGACCATTTTCTAGCAATGGCGGCAACATTGATGTTTATTTCCCTGTGCATGCTGCACATAAGCTTCTTGAAGGAGACGTGGGGAGTTTGGTAGATCACATGTTACATGGTGATGTCAATCTGGATGAGGCTGAACTGGCTTGCAAGGTTGCATGTTGGTGCATCCAAGATCATGAGCTTGATCGACCAACAATGGCAGAGGTAGTTCAGATTCTCGAAGGGATAGTTGAGGTCAGGATGGCCCCAATACCAAGACTGCTCCAAGCAATGGCTGGAAGCTCGCGTTCAACCTGCTCCTAA